One window of the Mycobacterium xenopi genome contains the following:
- a CDS encoding DUF1990 domain-containing protein: protein MDLHALTSLPFTYPEVGATAGPIPPGYHHIGYISQIGTGQQRFEQAADAVMHWGMQRGAGLRVQASSDVVTVGAVVVVKLGFLRAPCRIVYVLDEPNLRGFAYGTLPGHPESGEERFAVRYDPLTAAVFAEVSSFSRPANRWSKAGRPLLAVGQRVLARRYLRAV from the coding sequence GTGGACTTGCACGCGTTGACGAGCCTGCCGTTCACGTATCCCGAAGTGGGCGCGACCGCGGGCCCAATCCCGCCGGGATACCACCACATCGGCTACATCAGCCAGATCGGCACCGGTCAACAGCGGTTCGAGCAGGCCGCCGACGCGGTCATGCACTGGGGCATGCAGCGCGGTGCCGGACTGCGAGTGCAAGCCAGCAGCGACGTCGTCACCGTTGGCGCCGTGGTCGTAGTCAAGCTCGGTTTTCTGCGCGCACCATGCCGGATCGTGTACGTGCTCGACGAACCCAACCTGCGCGGTTTCGCCTATGGCACCCTGCCCGGCCACCCCGAATCCGGCGAAGAGCGGTTCGCGGTGCGCTACGACCCGCTCACCGCCGCGGTGTTCGCGGAGGTGTCGTCGTTTTCCCGGCCGGCGAACCGGTGGAGCAAGGCCGGCAGGCCCTTGCTGGCGGTGGGCCAGCGCGTCCTCG